One window of Phalacrocorax carbo chromosome 1, bPhaCar2.1, whole genome shotgun sequence genomic DNA carries:
- the ATP7B gene encoding copper-transporting ATPase 2 isoform X3, producing MERKMDDKMKRDRSCLATLNNKNITLVSIRKQQATHDVPELLIIGKKSNTGSPVKASSNLQKEEKLLQSYSMGMPEVNTVERQPLSTTDSPRGCELEPTMKHSFGFDNMGYEESFETVHSSSSQEHTVEVNVVGMTCQSCVQSIEGRISKVKGIVSIKVSLEQGNAIIKYLQSEISPEQICQEIQDMGFDASIAEKRLKTATVNLSCLREAVVKLRVEGMTCQSCVTNIEGKIRKLQGVAKIKVSLGNQEAIIAYYPYIIQPDDLKSHISNLGYECTIKSKSAPLKLGVLDLGCLQNANPKGTPASLKSDGVDPPDAKMSGTATVAVRIEGMHCKSCVRNIEGNISDLPGIQCIKVSLEHKRAVVQYSPNLITLSALQQAIESLPPGNFKVCLLNGSEVNKAASPSPALLCNLFGEPLQDTTCTAVIRIDGMTCNSCVQSIEGTISQRQGVQCIAVSLADGTGTVHYDPAVTNGEELRAAIEDMGFDASVLTDTTAGERRHRPDASNAAVEPRAPEPPRQGSASDALPDSPHLDGPNQPSEATTEKCFLQITGMTCASCVSAIERNLQKEDGIVSVLVALMAGKAEIKYKPEFIQPLEIAQLIQNLGFEATIIEDHAETEGNVELLITGMTCASCVHNIESKLMRTNGISYASVALATCKAHIQFDPEITGPRDIIKIIEEIGFHASVARRVPNAHNLDHKKEIQQWRKSFLCSLLFGIPVLIIMIYMLISDGEHHESMVLEQNLIPGLSILNLLFFVLCTFVQFLGGWYFYVQAYKSLKHKTANMDVLIVLATTIAYVYSCVILIVAIIEKAEKSPVTFFDTPPMLFVFIALGRWLEHIAKSKTSEALAKLISLQATEATVVTLGPDHSIIREEQVAVELVQRGDIVKVVPGGKFPVDGKVIEGSSMADESLITGEAMPVTKKPGSTVIAGSINAHGSVLVNATHVGNDTTLAQIVKLVEEAQMSKAPIQQLADKFSGYFVPFIIIISTVTLIVWITIGFINFDVIQKYFPNQNKRVSKAELILRFAFQTSITVLSIACPCSLGLATPTAVMVGTGVAAQNGILIKGGKPLEMAHKIKTVMFDKTGTITCGVPKVMRVLLLGDMAVLSLKKVLAVVGTAEASSEHPLGVAVTKYCKEELGTQSLGYCTDFQAVPGCGISCKVRGVEAVLGMAVEGLDKPDTNRSRDSSAPLGDNALITLSESHGPSASQTYSVLIGNREWMRRNGLHIANDVNDAMTDHETKGQTAILVAIDGVLCGMIAIADTVKQEAALAVHTLKNMGIDVVLITGDNRKTAKAIATQVGIKKVFAEVLPSHKVAKVQELQNGRRKVAMVGDGVNDSPALARADVGIAIGTGTDVAIEAADVVLIRNDLLDVVASIHLSKRTVRRIRINLILALIYNLLGIPIAAGVFMPVGLVLQPWMGSAAMAASSVSVVLSSLQLKWQVVLC from the exons atggagagaaaaatggaTGATAAAATGAAAAGGGACCGGTCCTGCTTAGCTActttaaacaacaaaaacataacCCTGGTGTCTATTCGTAAGCAGCAGGCAACTCACGATGTGCCTGAACTACTGATTATTGGTAAAAAGTCCAACACAGGATCTCCGGTAAAGGCAAGCAGTAACttgcagaaagaagagaaacttTTGCAGAGTTACTCCATGGGAATGCCAGAAGTCAATACAGTTGAAAGACAG CCTTTGTCCACCACTGATTCTCCTCGTGGCTGTGAGCTGGAGCCTACAATGAAacacagttttggttttgacaaCATGGGCTATGAGGAGAGCTTTGAAACTGTGCACTCTTCATCTTCCCAAGAGCACACTGTGGAAGTCAATGTTGTGGGAATGACTTGCCAATCTTGTGTGCAGTCGATAGAAGGACGAATTTCCAAGGTGAAGGGTATTGTGAGTATAAAAGTATCCCTTGAACAAGGCAATGCTATAATAAAGTATCTGCAGTCAGAAATAAGCCCTGAACAGATTTGCCAGGAAATTCAGGATATGGGCTTCGACGCCAGCATAGCAGAAAAGAGGTTGAAAACAGCGACAGTAAATTTGTCGTGCTTGAGAGAAGCAGTCGTTAAGCTTCGGGTAGAAGGCATGACGTGCCAGTCCTGTGTCACTAACATTGAAGGGAAGATTAGGAAACTGCAAGGTGTGGCGAAAATCAAGGTGTCACTTGGTAACCAGGAAGCAATTATTGCTTACTATCCTTACATCATTCAGCCTGACGACCTCAAGAGCCATATCAGTAACCTGGGGTATGAATGCACCATTAAAAGTAAATCGGCACCTTTGAAGCTTGGTGTCCTTGATCTTGGGTGCTTGCAGAATGCAAACCCCAAGGGGACACCGGCAAGTCTCAAGAGCGATGGGGTGGATCCACCAGACGCCAAGATGAGTGGCACAGCTACAGTGGCTGTACGGATAGAAGGCATGCACTGCAAATCCTGTGTCAGAAACATTGAAGGAAATATATCAGATCTTCCCGGCATACAATGTATTAAAGTGTCTTTGGAGCATAAACGTGCTGTGGTACAGTATAGTCCAAATTTAATTACACTGTCAGCTTTGCAGCAAGCTATTGAATCCCTTCCACCTGGAAACTTTAAAGTATGTCTCCTTAATGGTTCGGAAGTTAATAAGGCAGCATCTCCATCACCTGCTTTGCTATGCAATCTCTTCGGAGAGCCACTTCAAGACACGACATGCACAGCTGTTATTAGGATTGATGGCATGACTTGCAATTCCTGTGTACAGTCCATAGAAGGGACCATATCACAGAGACAAGGAGTGCAATGTATAGCAGTTTCTCTGGCTGATGGGACTGGGACCGTACATTATGATCCAGCTGTCACTAATGGAGAAGAGTTAAGAGCTGCCATAGAAGACATGGGGTTTGATGCTTCTGTGCTGACAG ATACCACCGCTGGAGAACGTAGGCACCGACCTGATGCCAGCAATGCTGCCGTGGAGCCTCGAGCTCCAGAGCCTCCTCGCCAAGGCAGTGCCTCAGATGCTCTTCCAGACAGTCCTCACCTTGATGGGCCAAACCAGCCTAGCGAAGCGACAactgaaaagtgttttttaCAAATCACAGGGATGACCTGTGCGTCGTGTGTGTCTGCCATTGAAAGAAATCTGCAGAAAGAAGATG GAATTGTTTCAGTGTTGGTAGCGCTGATGGCAGGTAAAGCAGAGATAAAATACAAGCCAGAATTCATACAGCCTCTTGAAATAGCACAGCTGATCCAGAATTTGGGTTTTGAAGCTACCATCATAGAAGATcatgcagaaacagaaggaaatgtggAGCTTCTT ATTACAGGGATGACTTGTGCTTCCTGTGTTCACAATATCGAATCCAAACTCATGAGAACAAATGGCATATCCTACGCCTCGGTAGCACTTGCTACTTGCAAAGCTCACATCCAGTTTGATCCTGAAATTACTGGACCTCGagatattataaaaataatcgAG gaaattggCTTTCATGCTTCCGTGGCTAGAAGAGTTCCAAATGCACATAACCTGGatcataaaaaggaaatacagca GTGGAGGAAGTCTTTCTTGTGCAGCCTACTGTTTGGTATCCCTGTCTTAATCATAATGATTTATATGCTAATATCCGACGGTGAGCACCATGAGTCTATGGTGCTGGAACAGAATCTCATTCCTGGATTATCTATTTTAAACCTTCTCTTCTTTGTCCTGTGCACTTTTGTTCAG TTTCTTGGTGGATGGTATTTTTATGTACAAGCTTACAAATCGCTGAAGCACAAGACGGCCAATATGGATGTGCTCATCGTACTGGCCACGACGATTGCTTATGTGTATTCTTGTGTGATCCTGATCGTAGCAATAattgaaaaggcagagaaaagccCTGTCACTTTCTTTGACACTCCTCCAATGCTGTTTGTATTCATTGCCCTTGGGAGATGGCTGGAACACATAGCAAAG agTAAGACCTCAGAAGCTCTTGCTAAACTTATCTCCCTTCAAGCCACAGAAGCCACTGTGGTGACTCTTGGACCTGACCACTCTATCATCAG GGAGGAACAGGTAGCTGTTGAACTGGTTCAGAGGGGTGATATTGTAAAGGTTGTTCCTGGTGGAAAGTTCCCGGTGGATGGAAAGGTCATTGAAGGCAGTTCTATGGCAGATGAGTCTCTCATTACTG GGGAAGCTATGCCAGTTACTAAAAAGCCTGGGAGCACAGTGATTGCTGGTTCTATAAATGCGCATGGATCAGTTCTTGTTAATGCAACTCATGTTGGTAATGATACCACTCTGGCACAAATCGTGAAATTGGTGGAAGAAGCTCAAATGtcaaag gCACCCATCCAGCAGCTGGCAGATAAGTTCAGTGGATATTTTGTtccatttatcatcatcatttcAACAGTGACGTTGATAGTATGGATCACAATTGGTTTTATAAATTTTGATgttattcaaaaatattttcct AATCAGAACAAACGTGTTTCAAAAGCTGAACTAATACTGAGGTTTGCTTTTCAAACCTCAATCACTGTGCTGAGCATTGCATGCCCCTGTTCTTTAGGCTTGGCTACCCCCACAGCTGTGATGGTGGGCACGGGAGTTGCTGCGCAGAATGGTATTCTCATCAAAGGTGGAAAACCCCTGGAAATGGCACACAAG ATCAAGACTGTGATGTTTGATAAAACGGGGACCATCACCTGTGGAGTTCCTAAAGTCATGAGGGTGCTTTTGCTGGGAGACATGGCTGTGCTCTCTCTGAAGAAGGTACTGGCAGTGGTTGGCACTGCAGAAGCCAGCAGCGAGCATCCTTTAGGAGTGGCAGTCACTAAATATTGCAAAGAG GAGCTTGGCACTCAGAGCCTGGGATATTGCACTGACTTCCAGGCAGTCCCCGGCTGTGGCATCAGCTGCAAAGTCAGAGGTGTTGAGGCCGTCCTGGGCATGGCTGTGGAGGGTCTCGATAAGCCGGACACCAAcaggagcagggacagcagTGCTCCTCTGGGAGATAACGCACTGATCACACTCTCAGAATCACATG GTCCATCAGCTTCTCAAACATACTCGGTGTTGATTGGAAATCGTGAGTGGATGAGACGCAATGGCTTACATATTGCAAATGACGTCAATGATGCAATGACAGACCATGAAACGAAAGGACAGACTGCCATACTAGTGGCTATAGATG GTGTGTTATGTGGAATGATCGCAATAGCAGACACTGTCAAGCAGGAGGCAGCCCTTGCTGTGCACACGCTGAAAAACATGGGAATAGATGTGGTGTTGATAACGGGGGACaacagaaaaactgcaaaagcCATTGCTACTCAG GTTGGGATCAAAAAAGTCTTTGCTGAGGTTCTTCCTTCTCACAAGGTTGCAAAGGTCCAGGAGCTCCAAAATGGGAGGAGGAAGGTTGCGATGGTTGGTGATGGAGTCAATGATTCCCCTGCACTTGCCAGGGCCGATGTTGGAATTGCAATTGGAACGGGCACCGATGTTGCCATTGAAGCAGCAGATGTTGTTCTTATCCGA AATGACTTGCTGGATGTAGTTGCTAGTATTCATTTATCAAAGAGAACAGTCCGAAGAATACGAATAAATCTGATTCTTGCCTTAATTTATAATCTGCTTGGAATACCCATAGCAGCAG GTGTGTTCATGCCTGTTGGCCTCGTGCTTCAGCCTTGGATGGGATCAGCTGCAATGGCAGCTTCTTCTGTGTCTGTCGTGCTGTCTTCGCTGCAGCTGAAATGGCAAGTTGTCTTGTGCTAA
- the ATP7B gene encoding copper-transporting ATPase 2 isoform X1, whose amino-acid sequence MERKMDDKMKRDRSCLATLNNKNITLVSIRKQQATHDVPELLIIGKKSNTGSPVKASSNLQKEEKLLQSYSMGMPEVNTVERQPLSTTDSPRGCELEPTMKHSFGFDNMGYEESFETVHSSSSQEHTVEVNVVGMTCQSCVQSIEGRISKVKGIVSIKVSLEQGNAIIKYLQSEISPEQICQEIQDMGFDASIAEKRLKTATVNLSCLREAVVKLRVEGMTCQSCVTNIEGKIRKLQGVAKIKVSLGNQEAIIAYYPYIIQPDDLKSHISNLGYECTIKSKSAPLKLGVLDLGCLQNANPKGTPASLKSDGVDPPDAKMSGTATVAVRIEGMHCKSCVRNIEGNISDLPGIQCIKVSLEHKRAVVQYSPNLITLSALQQAIESLPPGNFKVCLLNGSEVNKAASPSPALLCNLFGEPLQDTTCTAVIRIDGMTCNSCVQSIEGTISQRQGVQCIAVSLADGTGTVHYDPAVTNGEELRAAIEDMGFDASVLTDTTAGERRHRPDASNAAVEPRAPEPPRQGSASDALPDSPHLDGPNQPSEATTEKCFLQITGMTCASCVSAIERNLQKEDGIVSVLVALMAGKAEIKYKPEFIQPLEIAQLIQNLGFEATIIEDHAETEGNVELLITGMTCASCVHNIESKLMRTNGISYASVALATCKAHIQFDPEITGPRDIIKIIEEIGFHASVARRVPNAHNLDHKKEIQQWRKSFLCSLLFGIPVLIIMIYMLISDGEHHESMVLEQNLIPGLSILNLLFFVLCTFVQFLGGWYFYVQAYKSLKHKTANMDVLIVLATTIAYVYSCVILIVAIIEKAEKSPVTFFDTPPMLFVFIALGRWLEHIAKSKTSEALAKLISLQATEATVVTLGPDHSIIREEQVAVELVQRGDIVKVVPGGKFPVDGKVIEGSSMADESLITGEAMPVTKKPGSTVIAGSINAHGSVLVNATHVGNDTTLAQIVKLVEEAQMSKAPIQQLADKFSGYFVPFIIIISTVTLIVWITIGFINFDVIQKYFPNQNKRVSKAELILRFAFQTSITVLSIACPCSLGLATPTAVMVGTGVAAQNGILIKGGKPLEMAHKIKTVMFDKTGTITCGVPKVMRVLLLGDMAVLSLKKVLAVVGTAEASSEHPLGVAVTKYCKEELGTQSLGYCTDFQAVPGCGISCKVRGVEAVLGMAVEGLDKPDTNRSRDSSAPLGDNALITLSESHGPSASQTYSVLIGNREWMRRNGLHIANDVNDAMTDHETKGQTAILVAIDGVLCGMIAIADTVKQEAALAVHTLKNMGIDVVLITGDNRKTAKAIATQVGIKKVFAEVLPSHKVAKVQELQNGRRKVAMVGDGVNDSPALARADVGIAIGTGTDVAIEAADVVLIRNDLLDVVASIHLSKRTVRRIRINLILALIYNLLGIPIAAGVFMPVGLVLQPWMGSAAMAASSVSVVLSSLQLKCYKKPDTESYEAQAQGRMKPLTPSQISVHIGMDDRRRDSSRPAPWDQISQVSLSSLTSDKLPRRNGFVEEEGDKWSLLMNGADEEQYI is encoded by the exons atggagagaaaaatggaTGATAAAATGAAAAGGGACCGGTCCTGCTTAGCTActttaaacaacaaaaacataacCCTGGTGTCTATTCGTAAGCAGCAGGCAACTCACGATGTGCCTGAACTACTGATTATTGGTAAAAAGTCCAACACAGGATCTCCGGTAAAGGCAAGCAGTAACttgcagaaagaagagaaacttTTGCAGAGTTACTCCATGGGAATGCCAGAAGTCAATACAGTTGAAAGACAG CCTTTGTCCACCACTGATTCTCCTCGTGGCTGTGAGCTGGAGCCTACAATGAAacacagttttggttttgacaaCATGGGCTATGAGGAGAGCTTTGAAACTGTGCACTCTTCATCTTCCCAAGAGCACACTGTGGAAGTCAATGTTGTGGGAATGACTTGCCAATCTTGTGTGCAGTCGATAGAAGGACGAATTTCCAAGGTGAAGGGTATTGTGAGTATAAAAGTATCCCTTGAACAAGGCAATGCTATAATAAAGTATCTGCAGTCAGAAATAAGCCCTGAACAGATTTGCCAGGAAATTCAGGATATGGGCTTCGACGCCAGCATAGCAGAAAAGAGGTTGAAAACAGCGACAGTAAATTTGTCGTGCTTGAGAGAAGCAGTCGTTAAGCTTCGGGTAGAAGGCATGACGTGCCAGTCCTGTGTCACTAACATTGAAGGGAAGATTAGGAAACTGCAAGGTGTGGCGAAAATCAAGGTGTCACTTGGTAACCAGGAAGCAATTATTGCTTACTATCCTTACATCATTCAGCCTGACGACCTCAAGAGCCATATCAGTAACCTGGGGTATGAATGCACCATTAAAAGTAAATCGGCACCTTTGAAGCTTGGTGTCCTTGATCTTGGGTGCTTGCAGAATGCAAACCCCAAGGGGACACCGGCAAGTCTCAAGAGCGATGGGGTGGATCCACCAGACGCCAAGATGAGTGGCACAGCTACAGTGGCTGTACGGATAGAAGGCATGCACTGCAAATCCTGTGTCAGAAACATTGAAGGAAATATATCAGATCTTCCCGGCATACAATGTATTAAAGTGTCTTTGGAGCATAAACGTGCTGTGGTACAGTATAGTCCAAATTTAATTACACTGTCAGCTTTGCAGCAAGCTATTGAATCCCTTCCACCTGGAAACTTTAAAGTATGTCTCCTTAATGGTTCGGAAGTTAATAAGGCAGCATCTCCATCACCTGCTTTGCTATGCAATCTCTTCGGAGAGCCACTTCAAGACACGACATGCACAGCTGTTATTAGGATTGATGGCATGACTTGCAATTCCTGTGTACAGTCCATAGAAGGGACCATATCACAGAGACAAGGAGTGCAATGTATAGCAGTTTCTCTGGCTGATGGGACTGGGACCGTACATTATGATCCAGCTGTCACTAATGGAGAAGAGTTAAGAGCTGCCATAGAAGACATGGGGTTTGATGCTTCTGTGCTGACAG ATACCACCGCTGGAGAACGTAGGCACCGACCTGATGCCAGCAATGCTGCCGTGGAGCCTCGAGCTCCAGAGCCTCCTCGCCAAGGCAGTGCCTCAGATGCTCTTCCAGACAGTCCTCACCTTGATGGGCCAAACCAGCCTAGCGAAGCGACAactgaaaagtgttttttaCAAATCACAGGGATGACCTGTGCGTCGTGTGTGTCTGCCATTGAAAGAAATCTGCAGAAAGAAGATG GAATTGTTTCAGTGTTGGTAGCGCTGATGGCAGGTAAAGCAGAGATAAAATACAAGCCAGAATTCATACAGCCTCTTGAAATAGCACAGCTGATCCAGAATTTGGGTTTTGAAGCTACCATCATAGAAGATcatgcagaaacagaaggaaatgtggAGCTTCTT ATTACAGGGATGACTTGTGCTTCCTGTGTTCACAATATCGAATCCAAACTCATGAGAACAAATGGCATATCCTACGCCTCGGTAGCACTTGCTACTTGCAAAGCTCACATCCAGTTTGATCCTGAAATTACTGGACCTCGagatattataaaaataatcgAG gaaattggCTTTCATGCTTCCGTGGCTAGAAGAGTTCCAAATGCACATAACCTGGatcataaaaaggaaatacagca GTGGAGGAAGTCTTTCTTGTGCAGCCTACTGTTTGGTATCCCTGTCTTAATCATAATGATTTATATGCTAATATCCGACGGTGAGCACCATGAGTCTATGGTGCTGGAACAGAATCTCATTCCTGGATTATCTATTTTAAACCTTCTCTTCTTTGTCCTGTGCACTTTTGTTCAG TTTCTTGGTGGATGGTATTTTTATGTACAAGCTTACAAATCGCTGAAGCACAAGACGGCCAATATGGATGTGCTCATCGTACTGGCCACGACGATTGCTTATGTGTATTCTTGTGTGATCCTGATCGTAGCAATAattgaaaaggcagagaaaagccCTGTCACTTTCTTTGACACTCCTCCAATGCTGTTTGTATTCATTGCCCTTGGGAGATGGCTGGAACACATAGCAAAG agTAAGACCTCAGAAGCTCTTGCTAAACTTATCTCCCTTCAAGCCACAGAAGCCACTGTGGTGACTCTTGGACCTGACCACTCTATCATCAG GGAGGAACAGGTAGCTGTTGAACTGGTTCAGAGGGGTGATATTGTAAAGGTTGTTCCTGGTGGAAAGTTCCCGGTGGATGGAAAGGTCATTGAAGGCAGTTCTATGGCAGATGAGTCTCTCATTACTG GGGAAGCTATGCCAGTTACTAAAAAGCCTGGGAGCACAGTGATTGCTGGTTCTATAAATGCGCATGGATCAGTTCTTGTTAATGCAACTCATGTTGGTAATGATACCACTCTGGCACAAATCGTGAAATTGGTGGAAGAAGCTCAAATGtcaaag gCACCCATCCAGCAGCTGGCAGATAAGTTCAGTGGATATTTTGTtccatttatcatcatcatttcAACAGTGACGTTGATAGTATGGATCACAATTGGTTTTATAAATTTTGATgttattcaaaaatattttcct AATCAGAACAAACGTGTTTCAAAAGCTGAACTAATACTGAGGTTTGCTTTTCAAACCTCAATCACTGTGCTGAGCATTGCATGCCCCTGTTCTTTAGGCTTGGCTACCCCCACAGCTGTGATGGTGGGCACGGGAGTTGCTGCGCAGAATGGTATTCTCATCAAAGGTGGAAAACCCCTGGAAATGGCACACAAG ATCAAGACTGTGATGTTTGATAAAACGGGGACCATCACCTGTGGAGTTCCTAAAGTCATGAGGGTGCTTTTGCTGGGAGACATGGCTGTGCTCTCTCTGAAGAAGGTACTGGCAGTGGTTGGCACTGCAGAAGCCAGCAGCGAGCATCCTTTAGGAGTGGCAGTCACTAAATATTGCAAAGAG GAGCTTGGCACTCAGAGCCTGGGATATTGCACTGACTTCCAGGCAGTCCCCGGCTGTGGCATCAGCTGCAAAGTCAGAGGTGTTGAGGCCGTCCTGGGCATGGCTGTGGAGGGTCTCGATAAGCCGGACACCAAcaggagcagggacagcagTGCTCCTCTGGGAGATAACGCACTGATCACACTCTCAGAATCACATG GTCCATCAGCTTCTCAAACATACTCGGTGTTGATTGGAAATCGTGAGTGGATGAGACGCAATGGCTTACATATTGCAAATGACGTCAATGATGCAATGACAGACCATGAAACGAAAGGACAGACTGCCATACTAGTGGCTATAGATG GTGTGTTATGTGGAATGATCGCAATAGCAGACACTGTCAAGCAGGAGGCAGCCCTTGCTGTGCACACGCTGAAAAACATGGGAATAGATGTGGTGTTGATAACGGGGGACaacagaaaaactgcaaaagcCATTGCTACTCAG GTTGGGATCAAAAAAGTCTTTGCTGAGGTTCTTCCTTCTCACAAGGTTGCAAAGGTCCAGGAGCTCCAAAATGGGAGGAGGAAGGTTGCGATGGTTGGTGATGGAGTCAATGATTCCCCTGCACTTGCCAGGGCCGATGTTGGAATTGCAATTGGAACGGGCACCGATGTTGCCATTGAAGCAGCAGATGTTGTTCTTATCCGA AATGACTTGCTGGATGTAGTTGCTAGTATTCATTTATCAAAGAGAACAGTCCGAAGAATACGAATAAATCTGATTCTTGCCTTAATTTATAATCTGCTTGGAATACCCATAGCAGCAG GTGTGTTCATGCCTGTTGGCCTCGTGCTTCAGCCTTGGATGGGATCAGCTGCAATGGCAGCTTCTTCTGTGTCTGTCGTGCTGTCTTCGCTGCAGCTGAAATG TTATAAGAAGCCAGACACAGAAAGTTATGAAGCACAAGCTCAAGGCCGCATGAAGCCACTTACTCCTTCCCAAATCAGTGTTCATATTGGAATGGATGATAGGAGGAGGGATTCATCCCGACCGGCTCCTTGGGATCAGATTAGCCAAGTGTCTCTCTCTTCCTTGACTTCAGACAAGCTGCCGAGACGTAACGGTTTTGTTGAGGAGGAAGGGGACAAGTGGTCACTGCTCATGAATGGAGCAGATGAAGAACAGTACATCTGA